The following proteins are co-located in the Leptospira selangorensis genome:
- a CDS encoding UbiA-like polyprenyltransferase translates to MASNTIAALGKYGRFIKFSHTLFALPFAGIAFVLAILQEPSLSLLVMGQKLIWILVCMVGARSAAMGFNRWADRKIDAKNPRTANREIPSGQISDFMAVIFIIVSALVFFIGSWFLNPLSFYLSFPTLFLLLTYSYTKRFTFLCHFYLGLTIGLAPLATWIAIREEFSWIAGFWTLGLAFNLAGFDILYALQDREFDKKEGLHSVPVYFGEKNSFIISRISHVLSVSFLATAAWYAGFNGAFWAFLVFVAYLLFREQKIASENKDGNFPPSFYQIHSWISLVIFLGILAEKGLSLVSLFSRF, encoded by the coding sequence ATGGCTTCCAATACTATTGCTGCTCTAGGCAAATACGGTCGATTTATAAAATTCTCCCATACTTTATTCGCTCTTCCATTTGCAGGGATCGCATTCGTTCTCGCGATCTTACAAGAGCCTAGTCTATCTCTTCTTGTAATGGGGCAAAAATTGATTTGGATCTTGGTCTGTATGGTTGGTGCAAGAAGTGCCGCCATGGGATTTAATAGATGGGCAGATCGTAAGATAGACGCTAAAAATCCAAGGACTGCAAACAGAGAGATCCCGAGTGGTCAGATCTCGGATTTTATGGCAGTGATATTTATCATTGTATCAGCTCTTGTTTTCTTTATAGGGAGTTGGTTTTTAAATCCTCTTTCCTTTTATCTTTCTTTTCCTACCCTATTTCTTCTATTAACTTATTCTTATACAAAACGTTTTACTTTTTTATGCCATTTTTACCTGGGATTGACGATAGGTCTTGCGCCACTTGCGACTTGGATCGCTATTAGAGAGGAATTTTCCTGGATCGCAGGATTTTGGACCTTAGGACTTGCTTTTAATCTAGCCGGATTTGATATCTTATATGCCTTGCAAGATAGGGAATTCGATAAAAAAGAAGGACTACATTCTGTTCCTGTTTATTTTGGAGAAAAGAATTCTTTTATAATATCAAGAATTTCTCATGTTCTTTCCGTCTCCTTTTTAGCGACAGCTGCTTGGTATGCTGGGTTTAATGGTGCTTTCTGGGCCTTTTTGGTATTTGTAGCATACTTATTGTTTAGAGAACAAAAAATTGCATCTGAAAATAAGGACGGAAATTTCCCGCCTAGTTTTTATCAGATCCATTCTTGGATATCTCTTGTGATCTTTTTAGGGATTTTGGCGGAAAAGGGCCTTAGTTTAGTTTCTTTATTTTCCAGGTTTTAA
- a CDS encoding lipoyl domain-containing protein: MASKTEDFELITPDLGDTDKIELVRWNFQLGDQIIEGSEVCELVTDKASFPMESPISGILARIDREKGSIIKKGEILGMIRRKVSE; encoded by the coding sequence ATGGCATCAAAAACCGAAGATTTCGAACTAATCACTCCTGACTTAGGAGATACCGACAAAATTGAACTAGTTCGATGGAATTTTCAGTTGGGAGATCAAATCATTGAAGGATCAGAAGTCTGCGAACTAGTCACAGACAAGGCTTCCTTTCCAATGGAATCTCCGATTAGCGGAATACTCGCGAGAATCGACAGAGAAAAAGGTTCCATCATCAAAAAAGGAGAAATTTTGGGAATGATCCGGAGGAAAGTTTCCGAGTGA
- a CDS encoding metallophosphoesterase family protein has translation MKLVHLSDLHFPVALPFMTLKGKMIPGYMNYTFRRMRKYPISLWDAIVRKVKSINPDAIIISGDITNISHLKEYEEALKILNPVLGDKTFMVPGNHDRYTDIAAGKKGSDLPYYEKFFSPWMGDSIPLQNGYLRIKKIGKLALVGWDSNMPLSVLNAYGYVGEEIVHSTLEYLEKEKLDQYILICHHPIWNPPERQESSGHKMKNREEIAELLKKRPPLAYLHGHVHTNWVKYPDPQKPYYVINSASSTRISDQKHQSGFHLMEWNETELNIKRFSFSNEEGEFTETQTISYQEKETNGR, from the coding sequence GTGAAATTGGTCCATCTATCGGACCTTCATTTTCCCGTAGCACTACCTTTCATGACTTTGAAAGGAAAGATGATCCCGGGATATATGAACTATACCTTTCGGCGTATGAGAAAGTATCCGATCTCTCTTTGGGATGCAATTGTTCGAAAAGTAAAATCCATAAATCCGGATGCGATTATTATTTCCGGAGATATCACGAACATTTCTCATTTGAAAGAATACGAAGAAGCCTTAAAGATCCTAAATCCCGTGCTTGGTGACAAAACATTCATGGTCCCGGGAAATCATGATCGTTATACAGATATTGCAGCAGGTAAAAAAGGATCGGATCTCCCTTATTACGAAAAATTTTTCTCTCCTTGGATGGGAGATAGTATTCCTCTACAAAACGGATATCTTAGGATCAAAAAAATAGGAAAACTAGCGCTCGTTGGCTGGGACTCTAATATGCCGCTTTCCGTATTAAACGCGTACGGATACGTGGGGGAAGAGATAGTACATTCTACATTAGAATACTTGGAAAAAGAAAAACTGGATCAGTATATTCTAATCTGCCATCACCCCATCTGGAATCCTCCGGAACGCCAGGAAAGCTCCGGTCATAAAATGAAAAACAGGGAAGAAATCGCGGAACTTCTAAAAAAAAGGCCACCATTAGCCTATTTGCATGGTCATGTACATACGAACTGGGTTAAATATCCTGATCCACAAAAACCATACTATGTAATCAATTCCGCATCCAGTACCAGGATTTCAGACCAGAAACACCAAAGCGGTTTCCATTTGATGGAATGGAACGAAACAGAATTAAATATTAAAAGATTCTCTTTTTCTAATGAAGAAGGGGAATTCACAGAAACACAAACGATCTCATACCAAGAAAAGGAAACAAATGGCCGGTAA
- the ychF gene encoding redox-regulated ATPase YchF — translation MSLNCGIVGLPNVGKSTIFNALTKAGAEMQNYPFCTIEPNKGIVEVPDVRLDRLVELYKPQKKVPAIMEFVDIAGLVKGASQGEGLGNKFLSHIREVDAICHVVRAFEDENITHVHGKIDPVEDAQVVTMELIFADLESVEKQYQKISRNAKAGNKEAQEATAVLDKIMAVLKEGKPARLADIKPEEQKLVKTFNLITSKPVLYVANITDKAAIAKENPIVESVKKMAQAEGAEVVTLCGKFEEEISGLSKEEQLEFLSEIGETSSGLDRMIQAAYKLLGLVTFFTAGEVEARAWTTGVGSTGPIAASVIHSDFEKGFVRAEVMKFEDLDRTGSPNKVKEEGKLKIEGKEYIVQDGDVIFFRVNA, via the coding sequence ATGAGCTTGAATTGCGGAATCGTAGGACTTCCAAACGTAGGAAAATCAACCATATTTAACGCATTGACCAAGGCCGGTGCCGAAATGCAAAACTATCCGTTTTGTACAATCGAACCGAACAAGGGAATTGTAGAAGTTCCGGACGTAAGACTGGACAGGCTCGTAGAACTTTATAAACCCCAAAAGAAAGTTCCTGCAATCATGGAATTCGTGGATATTGCAGGACTTGTAAAAGGTGCAAGCCAAGGGGAAGGTCTTGGAAATAAATTTCTTTCTCATATTAGAGAAGTGGATGCGATCTGCCATGTGGTACGTGCATTCGAAGACGAGAATATCACTCATGTTCACGGCAAAATTGATCCGGTAGAAGATGCGCAAGTAGTTACAATGGAACTTATTTTTGCGGATTTAGAATCCGTAGAAAAGCAGTACCAAAAAATTTCCAGAAATGCGAAAGCGGGAAATAAAGAAGCTCAAGAAGCTACGGCAGTTTTAGATAAGATCATGGCGGTTCTAAAAGAAGGGAAACCGGCAAGACTTGCAGATATCAAACCGGAAGAACAAAAATTAGTCAAAACATTCAACCTGATCACTTCCAAGCCTGTTCTGTACGTAGCGAATATTACAGATAAAGCTGCGATCGCTAAAGAAAATCCGATCGTAGAATCGGTTAAAAAAATGGCCCAAGCGGAAGGAGCAGAAGTAGTCACTCTCTGCGGAAAATTCGAAGAAGAAATTTCAGGCCTAAGCAAAGAAGAACAGTTAGAATTCTTAAGCGAGATAGGAGAAACAAGCAGCGGGTTGGACAGAATGATCCAAGCTGCTTATAAACTTTTGGGACTTGTAACATTCTTCACAGCGGGAGAAGTTGAAGCGAGAGCCTGGACCACCGGTGTGGGAAGCACAGGGCCGATCGCTGCATCCGTAATCCATTCAGACTTCGAAAAGGGATTCGTTCGCGCGGAAGTAATGAAGTTCGAAGATCTAGATAGAACTGGAAGCCCGAACAAAGTAAAAGAAGAAGGTAAATTAAAGATAGAAGGAAAGGAATATATCGTCCAAGACGGAGATGTTATTTTCTTTAGGGTAAACGCTTAA
- a CDS encoding UbiX family flavin prenyltransferase: MSEEKPLRLVLAMAGASGSIYAARFIKALMEIPGETWFVPSPASIRVFKEEYETNVQTGEDVLEFVRKKWNPKQVHKFHLRKFEDIGADIASGSNIWDGMVVIPCSMKTVAAIRTGITENLIERAADVTLKERRKLILVPRETPYNRIHLENMLALHDAGAIIAPASPGFYQMPQSLEDLGDFMATRIFRLLGREIDLYPRWNP, translated from the coding sequence ATGAGCGAGGAAAAACCTTTAAGACTGGTACTTGCAATGGCGGGGGCAAGCGGCTCCATCTATGCTGCCAGATTTATAAAAGCACTTATGGAAATTCCTGGAGAGACCTGGTTTGTCCCAAGTCCTGCTTCTATCCGAGTGTTTAAAGAAGAATATGAGACAAATGTGCAAACAGGAGAAGATGTCCTCGAGTTTGTGCGTAAAAAATGGAATCCTAAACAAGTTCATAAATTTCATCTTAGAAAATTCGAAGATATAGGTGCGGATATTGCTTCCGGTTCTAATATTTGGGATGGGATGGTGGTAATTCCTTGCTCCATGAAAACTGTTGCAGCGATCCGCACAGGGATCACTGAAAATTTGATAGAAAGAGCGGCTGACGTAACCTTAAAAGAAAGAAGAAAGCTTATCTTAGTTCCTAGAGAAACTCCATATAATCGAATCCATCTGGAGAATATGTTAGCTCTGCATGATGCAGGTGCGATCATTGCTCCTGCATCTCCCGGTTTTTACCAAATGCCTCAGAGTTTGGAAGACTTAGGAGATTTTATGGCCACAAGGATTTTCAGGCTTTTAGGAAGAGAGATAGATCTCTACCCTAGATGGAATCCATAA
- a CDS encoding helix-turn-helix domain-containing protein yields the protein MKQSSYRIRNSFLSNIHFRFLILFFLGATGANLSAAPILPSADVIRLTPSSPVENISSKMEYRYRGYQFRHCKPETISSLHQLEWHHNTGNVLRLKRSQSGNWLRFRLANDGKEQLHRTLALLWLNVPDAELCSVDSKGNFEAGFAGYDLDPIWNDFISPLPHFNIRLEPKEERTFYLYVLSNEDINYPVRLLSEDDYMVIVRLRSVLFLSVGFVLFLAFGYNLYLYFKSRKILFLALPLHLTAVAATLYFLHGKEFASIVGNENNLFRHNYFLFLGITHIVFFFYLAAWNKENSGVVYRSPFFWLVCFAGILYPLIPLYQFWYDHRILVLVLNYGCMLFYFGKTHISSIRNNTVYEMFFISVWGVFLLLDLYKTIFHFDFYPYNRMAVFGVLYYLPPLTVFVSLLSREILRRKEEEGSNRKTHLSSLDVKDFVLKIESLLEKEKIYLTKSLKEEHMAKELGITIHQLSELINTEFKTNFPSLINQYRVEEAKILLNEFPDENTTEIGAKAGFSSRSAFYLEFKKLTGTNPNSYRKESNGKRA from the coding sequence ATGAAACAATCCAGTTATAGGATCCGAAATTCCTTCCTTTCTAATATCCATTTTCGATTTCTGATTCTATTCTTTTTGGGTGCTACTGGAGCAAATTTAAGTGCAGCACCGATCCTTCCGTCTGCAGATGTAATTCGACTGACCCCTTCTTCTCCTGTGGAAAACATTAGTTCAAAAATGGAATATAGATACAGAGGGTATCAGTTCCGACATTGTAAGCCCGAAACAATCTCTTCTCTTCATCAATTGGAATGGCATCATAATACAGGGAATGTACTCCGTTTAAAAAGAAGCCAATCCGGAAATTGGCTCAGATTCAGGCTCGCAAATGATGGAAAAGAACAACTTCACAGAACCTTGGCCCTACTTTGGTTAAATGTTCCGGACGCAGAACTTTGTTCCGTAGATTCCAAAGGAAATTTCGAGGCAGGATTTGCGGGTTACGATCTAGATCCTATTTGGAACGATTTTATTTCTCCACTTCCCCATTTCAATATTCGTTTGGAGCCTAAGGAAGAGCGGACCTTCTACCTTTATGTTTTGTCCAATGAGGACATCAATTATCCGGTTCGATTATTATCAGAAGATGATTATATGGTAATCGTAAGATTAAGGTCAGTCCTATTTTTAAGCGTAGGATTCGTGTTGTTTTTGGCGTTTGGTTATAATTTATATCTGTATTTTAAATCCAGAAAAATTTTGTTTCTGGCCCTGCCTTTACACTTAACCGCAGTAGCAGCCACACTTTATTTTCTACATGGAAAAGAATTCGCATCTATCGTAGGAAATGAAAATAACCTATTCCGTCATAATTATTTCCTATTTTTGGGGATCACACATATAGTCTTCTTCTTCTATTTGGCCGCTTGGAATAAGGAAAATTCAGGTGTGGTTTATAGGTCTCCATTCTTCTGGTTGGTCTGTTTTGCGGGGATATTATATCCTCTCATTCCACTTTACCAATTCTGGTATGATCATCGGATCTTGGTTTTAGTACTCAATTACGGATGTATGTTATTCTATTTTGGAAAAACTCATATTTCTTCCATCAGGAATAATACTGTCTATGAAATGTTCTTTATCTCCGTTTGGGGGGTTTTTCTTCTTCTAGATCTATATAAGACAATTTTTCATTTCGACTTTTATCCTTATAATAGAATGGCCGTGTTTGGAGTATTGTACTACCTTCCTCCTTTAACAGTATTTGTATCATTATTATCCAGAGAAATATTGAGAAGAAAAGAAGAAGAAGGTTCCAATCGTAAAACCCATCTTTCTTCTTTGGATGTGAAAGATTTTGTGCTTAAGATAGAATCTTTATTGGAAAAGGAAAAAATTTATCTAACCAAGTCTTTAAAAGAAGAACATATGGCCAAAGAACTTGGGATTACTATCCACCAACTTTCCGAGTTAATCAACACCGAGTTCAAAACCAATTTCCCGTCTTTAATCAATCAGTACAGGGTCGAAGAAGCTAAGATATTATTGAATGAATTTCCGGATGAGAATACAACTGAGATAGGTGCGAAGGCAGGATTTAGTTCCAGATCAGCGTTCTATCTAGAATTCAAAAAGTTAACTGGAACTAATCCAAATTCTTATCGTAAAGAAAGTAACGGCAAACGTGCTTAA
- a CDS encoding Mrp/NBP35 family ATP-binding protein, with the protein MAGKLQPIDIQRELTKIKHPELKKDIVSLGMIGSLEIGEEETSILVKTPSQDRRVQIGLEAQIRQTLSKKEGVGKVKIKFEVDPKMTLDDSNKILGVKKVIAIGSGKGGVGKSTVTVNLASAAAALGYKVGVMDADIYGPSIGKMFGVNGKVALKAEEDKIYPLEKDGLKIISFSFLIEEKQPVVWRGPMLGKAVEQFLYDIVWGELDFLFIDLPPGTGDVQLSLAQLIDLDGAILVTTPQTVALLDANRAASMFQQVKVPILGVVENMSEFVCPNCGHSSAIFSKGGGQKLADSADTKFLGGVPLTMDVMSAGEAGKPLVFQEPDGIIAKSYKNILQNLAEEIKKWE; encoded by the coding sequence ATGGCCGGTAAACTCCAACCAATCGACATCCAAAGGGAACTCACCAAGATCAAACACCCGGAGCTAAAAAAAGACATAGTGTCTCTCGGAATGATCGGTTCTCTTGAAATCGGAGAAGAAGAAACTAGTATCCTCGTCAAAACTCCTAGCCAGGACAGAAGGGTACAAATCGGATTAGAAGCACAGATCCGTCAGACACTTTCTAAAAAAGAAGGGGTCGGAAAAGTTAAGATCAAGTTCGAAGTAGATCCTAAGATGACCTTGGATGATTCCAATAAGATCCTTGGAGTCAAAAAGGTAATCGCGATCGGTTCCGGAAAAGGTGGAGTCGGAAAATCCACAGTCACAGTAAATCTTGCGTCTGCAGCAGCTGCATTGGGATACAAAGTGGGAGTGATGGATGCGGATATTTACGGACCTTCTATCGGAAAAATGTTCGGAGTCAACGGTAAAGTAGCACTCAAAGCAGAAGAAGATAAAATTTATCCGTTAGAAAAAGACGGACTGAAGATCATCTCTTTCTCTTTTTTAATAGAAGAGAAACAACCTGTAGTTTGGCGGGGTCCAATGTTAGGAAAGGCGGTAGAACAGTTTCTGTATGATATCGTCTGGGGAGAACTAGACTTCTTATTTATAGATCTTCCACCAGGAACAGGAGACGTACAATTATCTCTTGCTCAGCTCATAGATTTAGACGGCGCAATTTTGGTAACCACACCACAAACAGTAGCACTTTTAGATGCAAATAGAGCCGCATCTATGTTCCAACAAGTCAAAGTACCGATACTAGGTGTAGTGGAAAATATGAGTGAATTTGTGTGTCCAAATTGTGGACACTCTTCCGCGATTTTTTCCAAGGGCGGAGGTCAAAAATTAGCTGATTCTGCCGATACAAAATTCCTGGGAGGGGTCCCACTTACTATGGATGTAATGAGTGCTGGAGAAGCTGGAAAACCGCTGGTTTTTCAAGAACCAGACGGAATTATCGCAAAATCCTATAAAAACATACTCCAGAACCTGGCTGAAGAGATAAAAAAGTGGGAATAA
- a CDS encoding sodium-dependent bicarbonate transport family permease, producing MADSAIIQNILNPPVLFFFLGMGVIIFKSDLVIPEALSKFFSMYLLFAIGFKGGHELYKTPFSSEHALTLLACSIMATLVPIYAYFILKTKLEKHNAAALAGSFGSISAVTFVTAGAYLHNLNIEYGGFIVAGMALMESPAIVIAVILDRLSKNKANGGGSINWKALLHEALFGSSIYLLVGALIVGYLTGDSGWNAEKPFTEDLFKGILTFFLLDMGISAAKRFKELTHVGFFLIAAAILLMVINASIGLLLTKAIHMPEGDALMFVVLCASASYIAVPAAMKDMIPEANPSIYLTVALSIVFPINIILGIPLYHYLVKAIM from the coding sequence ATGGCAGATTCGGCGATTATACAGAACATACTTAACCCACCGGTACTGTTCTTCTTTTTAGGAATGGGAGTCATCATCTTCAAATCGGATTTGGTGATCCCGGAAGCTCTATCGAAATTCTTTTCGATGTATTTACTATTCGCAATCGGATTCAAGGGAGGACATGAGCTTTATAAAACCCCTTTTAGCTCCGAGCATGCATTAACTCTATTAGCATGTAGCATAATGGCAACCTTGGTTCCGATCTACGCGTATTTTATTCTCAAGACCAAATTAGAGAAACATAACGCCGCTGCCTTGGCCGGATCGTTCGGATCTATTAGTGCTGTAACATTCGTAACTGCAGGCGCATATCTTCATAACCTGAATATCGAATACGGTGGTTTTATCGTAGCTGGTATGGCTCTTATGGAATCTCCTGCGATCGTAATCGCAGTTATCTTGGACAGACTTTCTAAGAATAAAGCAAACGGCGGAGGATCCATCAACTGGAAGGCTCTTCTTCATGAAGCATTATTCGGATCTTCTATCTATCTATTAGTAGGCGCTTTGATCGTAGGTTACTTGACTGGAGACAGCGGCTGGAATGCTGAGAAACCGTTTACAGAGGACTTATTTAAAGGAATCCTAACATTCTTCCTATTAGATATGGGAATCTCCGCAGCAAAAAGATTTAAAGAACTTACTCACGTTGGTTTCTTCCTGATCGCTGCCGCAATCCTGTTAATGGTGATCAATGCGAGTATAGGACTGCTTCTCACTAAGGCAATACATATGCCGGAAGGAGATGCATTGATGTTCGTAGTTCTTTGCGCTTCCGCTTCTTATATCGCGGTTCCTGCAGCAATGAAGGATATGATCCCGGAAGCAAATCCGAGTATCTATCTTACAGTGGCATTATCTATCGTATTCCCGATCAATATCATCCTCGGGATCCCATTGTATCACTACTTAGTTAAAGCTATCATGTAG
- the hslU gene encoding ATP-dependent protease ATPase subunit HslU — MSEFLPQTNETKLGDDELTPRQIVSKLDEHIIGQKNAKKAVAIALRNRTRRRKLDPELREEIYPKNIIMIGPTGVGKTEIARRLSKLCGAPFLKVESTKFTEVGYVGRDVESIIRDLAMVSLNLVKQEFRKEVEAKAKERAEEALLDILLPFPAKTSIADPHPPSIGFSTNEADEEREKRFLETRETMRKKLKSGKLNEQIIEIDIPQAGPQGLPMLQVFGAGNMEDLDNHIQNVLGDLMPKKQKKRKLPIPEALKILEEAEAEKLLDPDKLQREAQKRVEEMGIVFLDEIDKIASREGRAGADVSREGVQRDLLPIVEGATVNTKIGPIVTDHILFIAAGAFHMSKPSDLIPELQGRFPIRVELEKLSMEDFEKILTAPRSSLVKQYQALLETDGIKIEFAPDGIKEIAKMAYDMNEKHENIGARRLNTIMERLLEDLSFEGPDLPENQRSLTIDQKAVESKLKGIVEDKDLSRYIL, encoded by the coding sequence ATGAGCGAATTCCTTCCCCAAACAAATGAAACTAAATTAGGGGATGATGAACTCACTCCCAGACAAATCGTTTCCAAACTAGACGAGCATATCATAGGACAGAAGAACGCCAAAAAAGCAGTGGCGATCGCTCTTAGAAATAGAACTAGACGCAGAAAACTAGATCCGGAATTAAGAGAAGAAATTTATCCTAAAAACATAATCATGATCGGCCCCACTGGAGTGGGGAAAACAGAGATCGCAAGAAGACTTTCCAAACTTTGCGGTGCACCTTTCTTAAAAGTAGAAAGTACAAAATTTACGGAAGTAGGTTATGTAGGACGAGATGTAGAAAGTATTATCAGAGATCTTGCAATGGTTTCTTTAAACCTAGTGAAACAAGAATTCAGAAAAGAAGTAGAAGCAAAAGCAAAGGAAAGAGCAGAAGAAGCTCTGTTGGATATCCTACTTCCATTTCCAGCCAAAACTTCGATCGCAGATCCTCATCCTCCTTCTATCGGCTTCTCCACAAACGAAGCGGACGAAGAAAGAGAGAAAAGATTTTTAGAAACCAGAGAGACTATGAGAAAGAAGCTCAAGTCTGGAAAATTAAACGAACAAATCATAGAGATAGATATTCCACAAGCAGGTCCGCAAGGACTTCCTATGTTACAAGTATTCGGTGCTGGTAATATGGAAGATCTAGACAATCATATCCAAAATGTTTTGGGCGATCTAATGCCTAAAAAACAAAAAAAGAGAAAATTACCGATCCCAGAAGCTCTCAAAATTTTAGAAGAAGCAGAAGCTGAAAAACTTTTAGATCCTGACAAGTTACAAAGAGAAGCCCAAAAGCGAGTAGAAGAAATGGGCATCGTATTCTTAGACGAGATCGACAAGATCGCAAGCAGAGAAGGAAGAGCAGGGGCTGACGTCTCTAGAGAAGGAGTACAAAGAGACTTACTTCCGATTGTAGAAGGTGCAACAGTAAATACAAAGATCGGCCCGATCGTAACAGATCATATTCTGTTTATCGCAGCAGGTGCATTCCATATGTCTAAACCTTCTGATCTTATCCCAGAATTACAGGGACGTTTTCCGATCCGAGTAGAACTCGAAAAATTATCCATGGAAGATTTTGAAAAGATCTTAACAGCTCCCAGATCTTCACTTGTAAAACAATACCAAGCATTACTCGAAACAGATGGGATCAAAATAGAGTTCGCACCGGATGGTATCAAAGAGATCGCTAAGATGGCCTATGACATGAACGAAAAACATGAAAACATAGGCGCTCGTAGATTAAATACAATCATGGAAAGACTATTAGAAGATCTTAGCTTCGAAGGCCCGGATCTACCGGAAAACCAAAGAAGTTTAACAATAGATCAAAAAGCAGTCGAGTCCAAACTCAAAGGGATCGTAGAAGATAAAGACCTAAGTCGTTATATCCTCTGA